The following are encoded in a window of Solibacillus sp. FSL R7-0668 genomic DNA:
- a CDS encoding GNAT family N-acetyltransferase produces MEVSFRNINIFAQVERETELYRHYQLDEVKDRYDSNFIEFLSTPTLSELQEAMNYLQHKHGQSGRQFLKAVFPQDEDIPLELHQYLLTNQFEIGCLEMYAIEPEFFTRELSRPDVTIEFVSSKTMEGYLAIHYQDAQQWGEGYAQAKQAMLKRDFEQKRKAQIVALLNGQVIGSVDVIESANTAEIDNLFVLPAYQKQGVGTKLQQFVMKQYVEKTIILVADGDDTPREMYTKQGYTYIGKQLNALKTSLD; encoded by the coding sequence ATGGAAGTATCTTTTCGAAATATCAATATATTTGCACAAGTTGAGCGTGAAACGGAACTTTATCGTCATTATCAGCTCGATGAAGTGAAAGATCGCTACGATAGTAATTTTATTGAATTTTTATCCACTCCGACGTTATCCGAACTACAGGAAGCGATGAATTATTTACAGCATAAGCATGGCCAAAGTGGTCGCCAGTTTTTAAAGGCTGTCTTTCCGCAGGATGAAGATATCCCACTTGAATTGCATCAATATTTATTGACAAATCAATTTGAAATTGGCTGTTTAGAGATGTATGCTATTGAGCCGGAATTCTTTACGCGTGAATTGAGTCGCCCTGATGTGACAATTGAATTTGTGTCATCAAAAACAATGGAAGGCTATTTAGCAATTCATTATCAAGATGCGCAGCAGTGGGGAGAAGGCTATGCTCAAGCGAAACAGGCCATGTTAAAAAGAGATTTCGAACAAAAGCGAAAAGCTCAAATTGTCGCCCTGTTGAATGGACAAGTGATTGGCTCGGTAGATGTGATCGAATCAGCAAATACAGCAGAAATCGATAATTTATTCGTATTGCCAGCCTATCAAAAACAAGGCGTAGGTACGAAATTGCAACAATTTGTTATGAAGCAATATGTGGAAAAAACCATTATTTTAGTAGCCGATGGGGATGATACACCGCGCGAAATGTATACAAAACAAGGCTATACCTATATAGGCAAGCAATTGAATGCATTAAAAACTTCATTAGACTAG
- a CDS encoding dehydrogenase, giving the protein MKGLYVLISILLGAFLVGCTEKEKAPVKDEETSSPIEQSEDPNKLNYELLIHLEFIPHEVGSSMTLIQDEKLYQIWAEIFQLEDTPVIDFATEEVLFITEYSNGCGLVFDSLTQQEDTLYAKLDFPEEIRKQETKACEDIAKPHSFVIKLKKTGATKGTLEDPYEIRLENINIIL; this is encoded by the coding sequence TTGAAGGGCCTCTACGTATTAATAAGTATATTGCTGGGAGCTTTTTTAGTAGGTTGTACAGAAAAGGAAAAAGCACCGGTTAAAGATGAAGAGACATCATCACCGATTGAACAGTCTGAAGATCCTAATAAACTGAATTACGAATTGCTTATACATTTGGAATTTATCCCGCATGAAGTGGGGTCTTCCATGACATTAATTCAAGATGAAAAGCTTTATCAAATTTGGGCAGAAATCTTCCAATTAGAAGATACACCTGTCATTGATTTTGCGACGGAAGAAGTTTTATTTATTACGGAATATTCAAATGGCTGTGGGTTAGTATTTGATTCGCTGACACAGCAGGAAGATACATTGTATGCAAAACTTGATTTCCCTGAGGAGATTCGTAAACAAGAAACAAAGGCATGTGAGGATATTGCAAAGCCTCATTCATTTGTCATCAAGCTTAAAAAAACAGGTGCGACAAAGGGGACATTAGAAGACCCATATGAAATACGTTTGGAAAACATAAATATAATACTTTAA
- a CDS encoding amino acid permease, translating to MEQPELKRDLKNRHVQLIAIGGTIGTGLFLGSGKAISLAGPSIIFAYLIVGIALFFVMRALGELLLSKGGYSSFTEFATEYLGDWAGYVTGWTYWFCWIMTAMADIIAVGMYTQYWFDVPQWVPAIICLIVLLALNLLTVKLFGELEFWFALIKIITIVALIVIGIVLLVIGFETDTGKVAVSNLWVHGGLFPNGAFGFLMAFQMVVFAFVGVELVGVSAAETANPQKNIPSAINKIPVRILLFYVGALFIILTINPWDTLNAASSPFVQVFALVGIPIAAGLINFVVLTSAASAGNSGLFSTSRMLFSLGKNKQAPKPFAKLNKNHVPQNGLVVSAVVVSVGALLSYLMPENAFNVVTTISAICFIWVWSIILISHIIYKKRHPELHQTSIFKAPLTPFVNYVVLAFFAFLLVVMAISEETRTALLLTPLWFVMLFVIYFMRKK from the coding sequence TTGGAACAACCAGAATTAAAGCGCGACCTTAAAAATCGCCATGTGCAATTGATTGCAATAGGCGGAACAATTGGAACAGGTTTATTTTTAGGGTCAGGGAAAGCAATCTCACTCGCAGGTCCATCCATTATTTTTGCCTACTTAATTGTAGGAATTGCATTGTTTTTTGTCATGCGAGCATTAGGGGAGTTATTACTTTCAAAAGGTGGCTATTCATCATTTACGGAATTCGCCACAGAATATTTAGGGGATTGGGCAGGCTATGTAACAGGCTGGACGTATTGGTTTTGCTGGATTATGACGGCAATGGCCGATATTATTGCGGTCGGTATGTATACACAGTATTGGTTTGATGTCCCACAATGGGTGCCAGCCATTATCTGTTTAATCGTGTTATTAGCATTGAATTTATTAACGGTTAAATTATTTGGTGAATTAGAGTTTTGGTTTGCCTTAATCAAAATTATTACGATTGTCGCATTAATCGTCATCGGGATTGTGTTATTAGTCATCGGGTTTGAAACAGATACAGGTAAGGTCGCCGTATCGAATCTTTGGGTGCATGGTGGATTATTCCCGAATGGTGCATTTGGCTTTTTAATGGCATTCCAAATGGTTGTCTTTGCCTTTGTAGGGGTAGAATTAGTAGGGGTCTCTGCAGCGGAAACAGCCAATCCACAAAAAAATATTCCTTCAGCTATTAACAAAATTCCAGTACGTATTTTATTATTCTACGTCGGTGCGTTATTTATTATTTTAACGATCAACCCATGGGATACATTGAATGCAGCAAGCTCCCCATTTGTGCAAGTGTTTGCGTTAGTTGGAATACCGATTGCGGCTGGTTTAATTAATTTTGTTGTGCTAACTTCCGCAGCATCAGCAGGTAACAGTGGATTATTCTCGACAAGCCGTATGTTATTTAGTTTAGGAAAAAATAAGCAGGCACCAAAACCATTTGCGAAGCTTAATAAAAATCACGTGCCTCAAAATGGTTTAGTCGTATCTGCAGTAGTTGTATCAGTTGGTGCATTATTAAGCTATTTAATGCCAGAGAATGCATTTAACGTCGTGACAACAATAAGTGCGATTTGTTTTATTTGGGTATGGAGCATTATTTTGATTTCACATATTATCTATAAAAAACGCCACCCAGAATTACATCAAACGTCGATTTTTAAAGCACCATTAACGCCATTTGTGAACTATGTCGTTTTAGCGTTCTTTGCGTTTTTATTAGTCGTAATGGCTATTTCTGAAGAAACGCGCACAGCATTGTTATTAACACCGCTTTGGTTTGTTATGTTATTTGTAATTTACTTTATGCGTAAAAAATAA
- a CDS encoding sulfite exporter TauE/SafE family protein has protein sequence MQFIMEQWFTFHSFVLFVIGAIAAIFGVLLGAAGFILLPAMLMVGVPIHTTIAVNKFATGVSSFVSVLSLLIKGQIKLKTMFPFMMVAAIGGVVGAFISANISENTLNIIACIILAFAFLIVLKQQFKRMEIADSSVTKKISRLPPFFIGMYDGAIGPGSGSMNISYFLKANYPYLKAVQLTRFMMFSSCMSAFFFYLLYGVFDIIIAVPITIGSIVGTQLALKIAPYLKSRWIQMVLPVLFFFLFIQMLKDVL, from the coding sequence ATGCAATTTATCATGGAACAATGGTTCACATTCCATAGTTTTGTACTTTTTGTAATAGGGGCTATAGCGGCTATTTTTGGGGTATTGCTTGGGGCAGCAGGTTTTATATTGCTTCCTGCGATGTTGATGGTTGGCGTGCCCATTCATACTACGATAGCGGTAAATAAATTTGCAACGGGTGTTTCTTCTTTTGTCAGTGTACTGTCGTTACTAATAAAAGGACAAATTAAGTTAAAAACAATGTTTCCATTTATGATGGTTGCTGCGATTGGTGGTGTCGTTGGGGCATTTATCTCAGCTAACATTAGCGAAAACACACTCAATATTATCGCTTGTATTATTTTAGCATTTGCCTTTTTAATCGTGCTAAAGCAACAATTTAAGCGGATGGAAATTGCAGATTCTTCTGTCACCAAAAAAATTTCTCGCCTTCCACCATTTTTCATTGGTATGTATGACGGGGCAATAGGGCCAGGCTCTGGATCAATGAATATTTCGTATTTTTTAAAAGCTAATTATCCCTATTTAAAAGCCGTGCAGCTGACACGTTTTATGATGTTTTCAAGCTGTATGAGTGCATTTTTCTTTTACTTGTTATACGGAGTATTTGACATAATCATCGCCGTTCCCATTACAATTGGCTCGATTGTAGGAACACAGCTCGCCTTAAAAATCGCACCTTATTTAAAATCAAGATGGATTCAAATGGTGTTGCCGGTGTTGTTTTTCTTTTTATTCATTCAAATGTTAAAAGATGTGCTCTAA
- a CDS encoding LysR family transcriptional regulator, with amino-acid sequence MNIHAYRIFMKVAKHKSVTLAAQDLTMTQPAVTIQLRNLERELQMKLIQTRGRGIELTLEGEFVYKQGLRLFQLEEEIEHKILRMAHMTETNRIATSYIPMHYMLPEMIAKYKQHKPLAEFTIELSNVKTVVQKVMNYEADYGFVVQSEEEEMDLQYEKLNEIDFGIVVHPTHHLANKTVTLQALSDETFIYREKGSSTRDLLEAVFYANDCPLPKKGLQLQGLFESIRVVQSGYGMILAPNLSVEPLIEQQQLASITIKGIQIKQSLYLCIRKNELETYPFVDFVLGKMKSGK; translated from the coding sequence ATGAATATTCATGCCTACCGAATTTTTATGAAAGTAGCAAAACATAAAAGCGTCACACTCGCAGCGCAAGATTTAACGATGACCCAACCAGCAGTAACGATTCAGCTTCGCAATTTAGAGCGAGAATTACAAATGAAGCTTATTCAAACAAGGGGGCGTGGAATCGAATTGACGCTTGAAGGTGAATTTGTCTATAAACAGGGGTTGCGGTTATTTCAGCTTGAAGAGGAAATTGAACATAAAATTTTGCGAATGGCACATATGACAGAGACGAATCGAATCGCAACATCCTATATTCCGATGCATTATATGCTTCCTGAAATGATTGCTAAGTACAAACAGCATAAGCCACTTGCTGAATTTACAATCGAACTGAGTAACGTGAAAACGGTTGTGCAAAAAGTGATGAATTATGAAGCAGACTATGGTTTTGTTGTGCAAAGTGAAGAGGAAGAAATGGACTTACAATATGAAAAATTAAATGAAATCGATTTTGGCATAGTCGTACATCCAACACATCACTTAGCTAATAAAACGGTAACACTACAAGCATTATCCGACGAAACGTTTATTTATCGGGAAAAGGGAAGTTCAACGAGAGATTTGTTAGAAGCGGTATTTTATGCGAATGATTGTCCGCTACCAAAGAAGGGATTGCAACTACAGGGGTTATTCGAATCGATTCGGGTGGTACAGTCCGGCTATGGTATGATTTTGGCACCTAATTTGAGTGTAGAGCCTTTAATTGAACAGCAACAATTAGCAAGCATTACGATTAAAGGTATACAAATCAAACAAAGCCTCTATCTTTGCATACGCAAAAATGAATTGGAAACCTATCCATTCGTAGATTTCGTTTTAGGAAAAATGAAAAGCGGAAAATAA
- a CDS encoding MFS transporter → MNYKKEYFLLWIGQGISRLGSWIYLVALNLTVWHMTESPAMVAGLYMIGPIARIIASFFVGSIVDRSNKRLMLVLSDLSRALLVFMLPFAPSIWLIFGIVFLSNIATSFSQPSSTFMITKLVAKQDRLRFNAVNSIVSSGSFMIGPALSGIIIALTNTTITIWINSCALVISAFFMYLLPNISQRVADGRKIISPSVLRQDFQAVWRVMSEHRSVVQFFVLYSCVLMITHALDSQEMSFLKDFHKVSDAAYGVIVGVTGIGAIVGGIAAASFVTRLSISTYIGAGLSLTLVCYTTFYASPNLALAIIAFILLGFFMSFSNAGYATIYQKSVPTEIMGRFTSVLTLFESVLQITLTLVIGLSAQWFSIQLATSIFSLFALALVSALYRFVVVNKKTMEA, encoded by the coding sequence ATGAATTATAAAAAAGAGTATTTTCTATTGTGGATTGGTCAAGGAATTTCAAGACTTGGGAGCTGGATTTATTTAGTGGCGCTAAATTTAACCGTTTGGCATATGACCGAATCTCCTGCTATGGTTGCTGGATTGTATATGATTGGACCGATTGCACGCATTATCGCAAGCTTTTTTGTCGGCTCGATAGTGGATCGTTCGAATAAACGCTTAATGCTCGTATTAAGCGATTTGTCTCGCGCACTCCTTGTATTTATGCTACCTTTTGCCCCATCAATCTGGCTAATATTTGGCATAGTATTTTTAAGCAATATTGCCACAAGCTTTTCGCAACCAAGCAGTACGTTTATGATTACAAAACTAGTTGCAAAACAGGATCGGCTACGTTTCAATGCGGTGAATAGTATCGTAAGTTCAGGTAGCTTTATGATTGGTCCTGCACTTAGCGGTATCATCATTGCGCTGACTAATACGACAATTACGATATGGATTAACAGCTGTGCGCTTGTCATTAGTGCCTTTTTCATGTACTTGCTACCGAATATTTCTCAGCGTGTCGCAGACGGACGAAAAATCATCTCACCATCTGTCCTACGTCAAGATTTTCAAGCTGTGTGGCGCGTGATGTCAGAGCATCGAAGTGTCGTCCAATTTTTCGTTTTGTATAGCTGTGTCCTCATGATTACCCATGCACTGGATTCGCAAGAGATGTCGTTTTTGAAGGATTTTCATAAGGTTTCTGACGCTGCATATGGGGTGATTGTCGGGGTTACTGGGATTGGCGCGATTGTTGGAGGAATTGCAGCGGCGAGCTTTGTCACAAGACTATCCATCTCCACTTATATTGGGGCTGGGCTGTCATTGACGCTCGTTTGTTATACGACCTTTTATGCCTCTCCTAATTTAGCACTAGCGATTATCGCCTTTATCTTACTTGGTTTCTTTATGTCATTTAGCAATGCTGGCTATGCAACGATCTATCAAAAATCGGTGCCAACAGAAATTATGGGGCGATTTACAAGTGTGCTCACACTATTCGAGAGCGTATTACAAATCACATTAACACTTGTTATCGGTCTAAGTGCACAGTGGTTTTCAATCCAACTGGCGACGAGCATTTTCTCTTTATTCGCCTTAGCTTTAGTCAGTGCGTTATATCGCTTTGTCGTCGTTAATAAAAAAACAATGGAGGCTTGA
- a CDS encoding helix-turn-helix domain-containing protein, translated as MEKQELQWGKYIKYSRQQKKLKQDDVAIGICTPSYLSRIENGVVIAEQALYEQLFERLGLDLAETMKNEAHTLQSFEVIYEKLLSNEVLIEAEIELLQHFNEAFQLFEHQLIAKLIYSRYLLSIKEDSLARALLLELEPFITYKGDRITTLYLAITAYAHLSFSEFQLLADREFDGFNAQLMMRANAFEQANYHYHLAFSYHRSYQFQKAITHIEIATKHMRHLFKPLFQLKLYSMKGVILNDLHHFNEALNEYNAGLNLLQHVTSIQTPLQYSSLHNNIAYCYECQKNFTKACEHYALAQHYEHDLHSVINWMRACYQLQDFAQLHQLFTTYDKNQFSVPHHLYQRALLIYACESEKSIPELKQLEEQAFPHFEQQQYFELILFYAPLWAGFYENLHAYKQASHCYRLALQVSEKVRKRMSS; from the coding sequence TTGGAAAAACAAGAGCTTCAATGGGGAAAATACATTAAATATAGTAGACAGCAGAAAAAGCTAAAGCAAGATGATGTTGCGATTGGCATTTGTACACCGTCGTATTTAAGCCGAATCGAAAACGGCGTCGTTATTGCCGAGCAGGCATTGTACGAGCAATTATTTGAGCGATTAGGACTCGACCTAGCTGAAACCATGAAAAATGAAGCGCACACCTTACAAAGCTTCGAAGTGATTTACGAAAAGCTCCTTTCGAATGAAGTACTGATTGAAGCGGAAATCGAACTACTCCAACATTTTAATGAAGCATTTCAACTGTTCGAACATCAGCTTATCGCCAAATTAATTTATAGTCGCTACTTACTGTCCATTAAGGAGGATTCGTTAGCCCGTGCCTTATTACTAGAGCTGGAACCGTTTATTACGTATAAGGGGGACCGTATCACCACGCTCTATCTTGCAATCACGGCGTATGCTCATTTATCATTTTCTGAATTTCAGCTGCTAGCAGACCGAGAATTCGATGGTTTTAACGCGCAATTGATGATGCGTGCTAATGCGTTTGAGCAAGCCAATTATCACTATCACCTAGCCTTTTCTTATCATCGAAGCTATCAATTTCAAAAGGCCATCACACATATTGAAATTGCGACAAAGCATATGAGACATTTATTTAAACCATTATTTCAACTAAAGCTTTACTCGATGAAAGGTGTCATTCTCAATGATCTTCATCATTTTAATGAAGCATTAAATGAATATAACGCTGGTTTAAATTTATTGCAGCATGTGACGTCGATTCAAACGCCTTTGCAATATAGCTCCTTACATAACAATATCGCCTATTGCTATGAGTGCCAGAAAAACTTTACGAAAGCCTGTGAGCATTATGCGTTAGCACAGCACTATGAACATGATTTACATTCCGTGATCAATTGGATGCGCGCATGTTATCAGTTGCAAGATTTCGCGCAGCTTCACCAATTATTTACTACATACGATAAAAACCAATTTTCTGTGCCCCATCATTTATACCAACGCGCACTGCTTATCTATGCATGTGAAAGTGAAAAATCAATACCCGAGCTCAAGCAATTAGAGGAACAGGCCTTCCCCCATTTTGAGCAGCAACAGTATTTTGAGCTCATCCTTTTCTACGCACCACTGTGGGCTGGCTTTTATGAAAACTTACATGCTTATAAACAAGCGAGTCATTGCTACCGGTTAGCACTACAGGTAAGTGAAAAAGTGCGCAAACGCATGAGCAGTTAG
- a CDS encoding GNAT family N-acetyltransferase, producing the protein MFFYEVDNEIQLKLITQNDGEEIFAFVDRSRSYLREWLGWIDNTKTVEDTRAFAAYNLERFAKREGLDTAIYYKGQFVGKVSINTINWTLKKCEIGYFLDEKFQGEGIMTRAVKGIIDIAFHEYKLEKVEIRAAVDNKKSRHIAERLGFMLEGTIRNAEWLYDHYVDHAVYGLLANEWIGEYK; encoded by the coding sequence ATGTTTTTTTATGAAGTGGATAATGAAATCCAATTAAAATTAATTACGCAAAATGATGGTGAGGAAATTTTTGCATTTGTTGATCGTTCGCGTAGCTATTTACGTGAGTGGCTTGGCTGGATTGATAATACAAAAACAGTGGAAGATACGCGTGCATTTGCAGCCTATAATTTAGAGCGTTTTGCTAAGCGTGAGGGGTTAGACACAGCTATTTATTATAAAGGGCAATTTGTTGGGAAGGTTTCGATCAATACAATCAATTGGACATTAAAAAAATGTGAAATTGGTTATTTCTTAGATGAAAAATTCCAAGGGGAAGGCATTATGACACGTGCGGTGAAAGGGATTATTGATATCGCCTTTCATGAATATAAATTGGAAAAAGTAGAGATTCGTGCTGCAGTTGACAATAAAAAAAGTCGCCATATTGCAGAACGTTTAGGCTTTATGCTTGAAGGCACGATTCGCAATGCAGAATGGCTATACGATCACTATGTAGACCATGCTGTGTATGGATTGCTAGCCAATGAATGGATTGGTGAATACAAGTAA
- a CDS encoding GntR family transcriptional regulator → MTVDFVKDRPIYLQLVDRIAGDVIKGERMPGDKLPSVREYALETGVNVNTVQRVYKELEQMGLTETKRGQGTFITMDGDIIHRTREQMKEQVALQFISSIESYGFTIEEVIDVLKKKGGS, encoded by the coding sequence ATGACCGTTGATTTTGTAAAAGATCGCCCAATTTATTTGCAGCTTGTTGATAGGATTGCTGGAGACGTTATTAAAGGGGAACGAATGCCTGGAGATAAATTACCCTCAGTTCGGGAATATGCACTTGAAACAGGGGTAAATGTCAATACAGTGCAGCGCGTTTATAAGGAGCTGGAACAAATGGGACTGACGGAAACAAAGCGTGGGCAAGGAACGTTTATTACGATGGACGGGGATATTATTCATCGTACACGGGAGCAAATGAAGGAGCAGGTAGCGCTACAGTTTATTTCTTCAATTGAATCATACGGGTTCACCATTGAGGAAGTCATTGATGTCTTAAAGAAGAAGGGTGGTAGCTAA
- a CDS encoding ABC transporter ATP-binding protein, translating into MQVSEISYSYGRTTILERISFCIEKGQIVGLIGENGSGKSTLLQLLAGILRPTAGRIELNGQKITRKSADFISYQPDIDLFYENMTGDEVFRFYQSQFENFSIERAREIAKFLQVPTNILLGKLSKGNRGCIKLATFLARKAELYLLDEPFAGLDPLARENLMKAIIRYIDIEHCAVILSTHEVNEVEAILDHVILLKDGHIRAMDELEQIRDERGENAVQWMKNLYRE; encoded by the coding sequence ATGCAAGTATCCGAGATAAGTTATAGCTATGGACGTACAACCATTTTAGAACGTATTAGCTTTTGTATTGAAAAGGGACAAATCGTAGGCTTAATTGGAGAAAATGGCAGTGGGAAATCCACCCTCCTACAATTATTAGCCGGAATTTTACGTCCAACAGCTGGGCGTATTGAGTTGAATGGGCAAAAAATCACACGCAAAAGTGCTGACTTCATCTCCTATCAACCGGATATTGATTTATTTTATGAAAATATGACGGGTGACGAGGTATTTCGATTTTATCAATCCCAATTTGAAAACTTTTCGATTGAAAGGGCAAGGGAAATCGCTAAATTTTTACAGGTGCCAACCAATATATTGCTAGGCAAACTGTCAAAGGGCAATCGGGGCTGCATTAAGCTGGCGACATTTTTAGCGCGCAAGGCAGAGCTCTATTTATTAGATGAGCCTTTTGCAGGACTTGATCCATTAGCGCGGGAAAATTTAATGAAGGCCATTATCCGCTATATTGATATCGAACATTGTGCGGTTATTTTATCGACACATGAGGTCAATGAGGTGGAGGCAATATTAGATCATGTAATTTTACTAAAGGATGGTCATATCCGGGCAATGGATGAGCTTGAGCAAATCCGTGATGAACGCGGTGAAAATGCAGTGCAATGGATGAAAAATTTATATCGAGAGTAG
- a CDS encoding ABC transporter ATP-binding protein translates to MTQPIVEIKNLNKTIKGKHIIKNLNLTFYPGQITGFLGPNGAGKTTTIRMMTGLMHPSEGEVIIAGQSLAKNYEEAISHVGVIVENPEMYKYMTGYKNLQHFARMHKGVTKERIDEVVAQVGLENRIHEKVKTYSLGMRQRLGLAQAMLNRPKFLILDEPTNGLDPAGIREFRMYLRKIATEDNVAIVVSSHLLSEIELMVDRIAVIQNGELIDLRELEQQEATQYYIEIGQVEKVPQQLVDKLTKQNGGYVVDLTKDEVPSFVRQLVEAGIDLYSIQPVQKRLEDQFIEMTGGGAIDAIR, encoded by the coding sequence TTGACACAACCAATTGTAGAAATTAAAAATTTAAACAAAACGATTAAAGGGAAACACATCATTAAAAACTTGAATTTAACGTTTTATCCTGGTCAAATTACTGGATTTTTAGGGCCGAATGGTGCAGGGAAAACGACAACGATTCGTATGATGACGGGGCTTATGCATCCTTCAGAGGGTGAAGTGATTATTGCAGGACAATCGTTGGCTAAAAACTATGAGGAAGCCATCAGTCATGTCGGAGTTATTGTTGAAAATCCTGAAATGTATAAGTATATGACAGGCTATAAAAACTTGCAGCATTTTGCACGTATGCATAAAGGTGTTACGAAGGAGCGCATCGATGAGGTTGTCGCACAAGTGGGACTCGAAAATCGAATTCATGAAAAAGTAAAGACCTATTCATTAGGGATGCGTCAACGCTTAGGCTTAGCACAAGCGATGCTTAACCGTCCGAAATTTTTAATTTTAGATGAGCCAACAAATGGGTTAGACCCGGCTGGTATTCGTGAATTCCGTATGTATTTACGTAAAATTGCAACAGAGGATAATGTGGCGATAGTTGTATCAAGTCACCTATTATCAGAAATTGAGCTAATGGTTGACCGAATTGCGGTTATTCAAAACGGTGAGCTCATTGATTTACGTGAACTGGAACAGCAGGAAGCAACGCAATATTATATTGAAATCGGTCAAGTTGAGAAGGTACCACAACAATTAGTGGATAAATTAACAAAGCAAAACGGCGGATATGTTGTGGATTTAACGAAGGATGAAGTACCCTCATTTGTTCGTCAATTAGTAGAAGCGGGCATTGATTTATATTCAATTCAGCCTGTACAAAAACGTTTAGAGGACCAATTTATTGAAATGACGGGTGGAGGTGCAATCGATGCAATACGTTAA
- a CDS encoding ABC transporter permease has protein sequence MQYVKNEWIKMWSQKNAWIMLVIVLGMLALVTGINKYYETPSATTEERLQANEEMLSHYKEMSMMEDMTVEDIAYYNEEILKVEYRIANDLPAEHTNTILSHMNFAVTLSIMMVSIFTTVIAAGIVSNEFGTGTIKMLLTRPVARWKILLSKLVTSVLYGLTSLAVALIFSLALGFILYNNDGAVMLSVVDGQVVEQVLENTIAETILYSLAALVMTTIFAFMIGSLFGSSTLAVSLSLFILLMGQTATMFLAQYDFAKYIWFANDLTYYAPGNSPMIEGLTFGFSVVVNIVYAIVFLAITFGYFMKRDVTA, from the coding sequence ATGCAATACGTTAAAAATGAATGGATTAAAATGTGGTCGCAAAAAAATGCCTGGATTATGCTTGTCATTGTACTGGGGATGCTTGCATTAGTGACGGGTATTAATAAATACTACGAAACACCGTCTGCTACAACCGAAGAGCGACTTCAAGCAAATGAAGAGATGTTATCACATTATAAAGAAATGAGCATGATGGAAGATATGACAGTGGAGGATATTGCTTATTATAATGAAGAAATTTTGAAAGTCGAGTATCGCATTGCCAATGATCTTCCTGCTGAGCATACGAACACGATTTTAAGCCATATGAATTTCGCGGTTACCCTTTCGATTATGATGGTCAGTATTTTTACAACGGTTATTGCAGCCGGGATTGTATCCAATGAATTTGGGACAGGCACAATTAAGATGCTATTAACACGTCCGGTTGCGCGTTGGAAAATCTTATTATCGAAATTAGTGACGTCTGTTTTATACGGACTAACATCACTAGCCGTTGCACTTATTTTTTCACTCGCTCTTGGCTTTATTTTATATAATAATGATGGCGCGGTGATGCTATCGGTAGTAGATGGGCAAGTGGTCGAACAGGTATTGGAAAACACGATTGCCGAAACGATTTTATACTCACTTGCAGCGCTTGTGATGACGACCATTTTTGCCTTTATGATTGGCTCATTATTTGGGTCAAGTACATTAGCTGTAAGTTTATCGTTGTTCATTCTACTAATGGGTCAAACAGCGACAATGTTTTTAGCACAATATGATTTTGCCAAATACATTTGGTTTGCCAATGATTTAACGTATTACGCACCAGGAAATAGCCCGATGATTGAGGGTTTAACATTTGGCTTCTCGGTAGTAGTCAATATTGTATACGCCATTGTTTTCTTAGCAATTACATTTGGATACTTTATGAAACGTGATGTAACGGCGTAA